Proteins encoded in a region of the Elaeis guineensis isolate ETL-2024a chromosome 7, EG11, whole genome shotgun sequence genome:
- the LOC105048239 gene encoding acyl-coenzyme A:6-aminopenicillanic-acid-acyltransferase 40 kDa form isoform X3 translates to MDDSGEKKLALFDVGQCKEAYQMGFLIGQRFSDLIQSRVATDLILQQQLLPFAGTAEAQLLIEALCTANRQMFPRYWDELLGTAAGSGIPIIHIILLNFRKEILPFILKKEDTQEEVTDDDCSDVLVVNDSMAIAAHNEDANIALIGHTYLVRAMLPNGVSFTAYTYAGELPTCAFGFNSCGLLHGPLYQAFTLNSVPPTREEIIAGGIGRNFISRDLLEATGLGDALNRLHSSNASVGHSYNLVDVRSRRIVNVETASGKRCLVHEVGRTPVFHANMYLHLEVQQVQDENSISRQNRAAQLSADSKEKVLSILGDCVDKKYPIYMTGS, encoded by the exons AGATTCTCAGATCTGATTCAAAGCAGGGTGGCCACTGACCTCATCCTTCAACAGCAGCTCCTCCCTTTCGCCGGCACCGCAGAGGCTCAGCTGCTCATTGAAGCACTCTGCACTGCTAATAGACAGATGTTTCCAAGATACTGGGATGAACTGTTAGGAACAGCTGCAGGGAGCGGCATCCCAATTATCCAT ATAATATTGCTAAATTTTAGGAAGGAAATACTTCCCTTTATTCTGAAGAAAGAAGACACTCAAGAAGAAGTGACTGATGATGACTGTTCAGATGTTCTTGTGGTAAATGACTCCATGGCCATTGCCGCACACAACGAAGATGCAAACATAGCTTTAATCGGTCACAC CTATTTGGTGAGGGCCATGCTGCCGAATGGAGTATCATTCACTGCTTACACTTATGCTGGCGAGCTTCCAACCTGTGCGTTTGGCTTCAACAGCTGTGGCTTG TTACATGGACCTCTATATCAGGCATTCACACTTAATTCAGTGCCTCCAACGCGAGAGGAAATCATCGCAGGAGGTATCGGACGTAATTTTATATCACGAGATCTTCTGGAAGCCACTGGCCTTGGTGATGCCTTGAAT AGACTTCACTCATCCAATGCTTCTGTTGGACACAGCTATAACTTGGTGGATGTCAGAAGCCGCAGAATTGTAAATGTAGAAACAGCATCTGGCAAACGCTGTTTGGTTCATGAGGTTGGGAGAACACCTGTCTTCCATGCAAACATGTACCTCCACCTTGAAGTACAGCAG GTACAAGATGAGAACTCTATCAGCAGACAGAACAGGGCAGCTCAACTTTCAGCAGACTCAAAAGAAAAAGTACTCTCAATTCTTGGAGATTGTGTGGATAAAAAATATCCCATCTACATGACAG GTTCATGA
- the LOC105048239 gene encoding uncharacterized protein isoform X1, with the protein MDDSGEKKLALFDVGQCKEAYQMGFLIGQRFSDLIQSRVATDLILQQQLLPFAGTAEAQLLIEALCTANRQMFPRYWDELLGTAAGSGIPIIHIILLNFRKEILPFILKKEDTQEEVTDDDCSDVLVVNDSMAIAAHNEDANIALIGHTYLVRAMLPNGVSFTAYTYAGELPTCAFGFNSCGLLHGPLYQAFTLNSVPPTREEIIAGGIGRNFISRDLLEATGLGDALNRLHSSNASVGHSYNLVDVRSRRIVNVETASGKRCLVHEVGRTPVFHANMYLHLEVQQVQDENSISRQNRAAQLSADSKEKVLSILGDCVDKKYPIYMTGPTLYTLCTALIDLDEQTITIYEGNPEKKLVSYALPVF; encoded by the exons AGATTCTCAGATCTGATTCAAAGCAGGGTGGCCACTGACCTCATCCTTCAACAGCAGCTCCTCCCTTTCGCCGGCACCGCAGAGGCTCAGCTGCTCATTGAAGCACTCTGCACTGCTAATAGACAGATGTTTCCAAGATACTGGGATGAACTGTTAGGAACAGCTGCAGGGAGCGGCATCCCAATTATCCAT ATAATATTGCTAAATTTTAGGAAGGAAATACTTCCCTTTATTCTGAAGAAAGAAGACACTCAAGAAGAAGTGACTGATGATGACTGTTCAGATGTTCTTGTGGTAAATGACTCCATGGCCATTGCCGCACACAACGAAGATGCAAACATAGCTTTAATCGGTCACAC CTATTTGGTGAGGGCCATGCTGCCGAATGGAGTATCATTCACTGCTTACACTTATGCTGGCGAGCTTCCAACCTGTGCGTTTGGCTTCAACAGCTGTGGCTTG TTACATGGACCTCTATATCAGGCATTCACACTTAATTCAGTGCCTCCAACGCGAGAGGAAATCATCGCAGGAGGTATCGGACGTAATTTTATATCACGAGATCTTCTGGAAGCCACTGGCCTTGGTGATGCCTTGAAT AGACTTCACTCATCCAATGCTTCTGTTGGACACAGCTATAACTTGGTGGATGTCAGAAGCCGCAGAATTGTAAATGTAGAAACAGCATCTGGCAAACGCTGTTTGGTTCATGAGGTTGGGAGAACACCTGTCTTCCATGCAAACATGTACCTCCACCTTGAAGTACAGCAG GTACAAGATGAGAACTCTATCAGCAGACAGAACAGGGCAGCTCAACTTTCAGCAGACTCAAAAGAAAAAGTACTCTCAATTCTTGGAGATTGTGTGGATAAAAAATATCCCATCTACATGACAG GTCCAACATTATATACTCTTTGCACAGCACTGATTGATCTGGATGAACAAACAATCACCATATATGAAGGCAACCCAGAGAAAAAACTTGTATCTTATGCTCTTCCAGTATTCTAG
- the LOC105048239 gene encoding uncharacterized protein isoform X2: protein MDDSGEKKLALFDVGQCKEAYQMGFLIGQRFSDLIQSRVATDLILQQQLLPFAGTAEAQLLIEALCTANRQMFPRYWDELLGTAAGSGIPIIHIILLNFRKEILPFILKKEDTQEEVTDDDCSDVLVVNDSMAIAAHNEDANIALIGHTYLVRAMLPNGVSFTAYTYAGELPTCAFGFNSCGLAFTLNSVPPTREEIIAGGIGRNFISRDLLEATGLGDALNRLHSSNASVGHSYNLVDVRSRRIVNVETASGKRCLVHEVGRTPVFHANMYLHLEVQQVQDENSISRQNRAAQLSADSKEKVLSILGDCVDKKYPIYMTGPTLYTLCTALIDLDEQTITIYEGNPEKKLVSYALPVF, encoded by the exons AGATTCTCAGATCTGATTCAAAGCAGGGTGGCCACTGACCTCATCCTTCAACAGCAGCTCCTCCCTTTCGCCGGCACCGCAGAGGCTCAGCTGCTCATTGAAGCACTCTGCACTGCTAATAGACAGATGTTTCCAAGATACTGGGATGAACTGTTAGGAACAGCTGCAGGGAGCGGCATCCCAATTATCCAT ATAATATTGCTAAATTTTAGGAAGGAAATACTTCCCTTTATTCTGAAGAAAGAAGACACTCAAGAAGAAGTGACTGATGATGACTGTTCAGATGTTCTTGTGGTAAATGACTCCATGGCCATTGCCGCACACAACGAAGATGCAAACATAGCTTTAATCGGTCACAC CTATTTGGTGAGGGCCATGCTGCCGAATGGAGTATCATTCACTGCTTACACTTATGCTGGCGAGCTTCCAACCTGTGCGTTTGGCTTCAACAGCTGTGGCTTG GCATTCACACTTAATTCAGTGCCTCCAACGCGAGAGGAAATCATCGCAGGAGGTATCGGACGTAATTTTATATCACGAGATCTTCTGGAAGCCACTGGCCTTGGTGATGCCTTGAAT AGACTTCACTCATCCAATGCTTCTGTTGGACACAGCTATAACTTGGTGGATGTCAGAAGCCGCAGAATTGTAAATGTAGAAACAGCATCTGGCAAACGCTGTTTGGTTCATGAGGTTGGGAGAACACCTGTCTTCCATGCAAACATGTACCTCCACCTTGAAGTACAGCAG GTACAAGATGAGAACTCTATCAGCAGACAGAACAGGGCAGCTCAACTTTCAGCAGACTCAAAAGAAAAAGTACTCTCAATTCTTGGAGATTGTGTGGATAAAAAATATCCCATCTACATGACAG GTCCAACATTATATACTCTTTGCACAGCACTGATTGATCTGGATGAACAAACAATCACCATATATGAAGGCAACCCAGAGAAAAAACTTGTATCTTATGCTCTTCCAGTATTCTAG